GATGATATATTAAGAGGCTACCTAATCACTCACAGGGCCAATGGGAAGTTTAGGAAGGGTCAGAGATTGAATTCCTTCAAATAAATCATTAAATTACTAGATAATTCTTGAATAATGTTAAGCAActtaagagaaaatttatttgaatagactcatttggaaagaaaaatctgAACAAGCAAAAAAGTTACTCCAAACATTATGCCTGGAATCTTAAGTGTTGATCAGAAAATGTTTAATCAAGAGAAAATAGACAATGAAAACTGGGACTATGGAGTAGGTGGCTtcatttttctatacttttatttttgaaacataaaatataatcttaacatcataaaagaaaaaatagattaattaaactagacatttaaaatagatgaatggaaaaaaatactagCTGATGCCTGCATGTTTACACAGGCACTGTTCTATGCAGCTCATAAACCCACCCGACGGCACTCACTAGGGATAAACCACTTCCCTGGACTGAGCATACAGGTGATTCTTAAAAGGGATGGCATGTATTAAATGTTTAgatatctattttttattaaaataccattCACAACCATTAGAGTTATTACAAACATATTACTACTCTGTCACCCAGTGATATTTTCCaaagaccttttttaaaaaaaactaccgtatttttcagactacaagacgtactccccccaccccaaatttgggaggaaaatgggcgGTGTGTCtcatagtccgaatgtagcttacctggctcactgggggtggaggagtggcggtggagtggggtcacaggaggcaggggcaggatctcattttttttgcttcaaaatttcccccctattttcctcctctaaaacctaggtgtatcttatggtctggtgtgtcacACAGTCCGAAAGATACGGTAAGttcacttctcctctttcatttgaagaaaaaaatagttaccTCAGTGTTCGTTTTGTTTTATCTCTTGAAACGTTCCCATTTCAAAATTCCAATTCCTCCAGCTTCTAGCAGCAGGTAAGCCCTTCTCTATGTTACCATCTCATTTTTTACCATCACTTTTATCAGATTTTTCTTGGTATTTTCAGAAGATTCTCGTTTAATGGCAAACAGTTTGTTGGTGATAATTACACGGTACATAAGAAGAAACCATCTAAGACACGCATTCCTAGGCTaagcatatttatattttctttaaaagcctgcagtttagccctggccggtgtagctcagtggattagatttgagtgccagcctacgaatcaaatggtcactggttcaattcccagtcagggcacatgcctgggctgcaggccgggtccccagagggggcacacgagaggcaaccacacactggtctttctctccctctcccttctcctctctaaaaattaaaaaaaaaaacaaaaagcaaaagctgCAGTTCATAAATCACTATAGATGCCACCAATTGAGACATTTAATATGACCTATTTTGTTTTAAGTAATAAAGCTTAAGAACaataacattaatattaaataatattccacCTTTCTggacagaaagttaaaaatattttataagtggaatcttCATCACTCCCAGTTATCAATCTCAAATCAgattatttcacttttcctagttCCATTTGAAAGACGTAACACAGAAAAgatagaacagaaaagaaaaagccaaatggGAAGCCACAGGAccaattaattacatttttaaattcctaGGATTCTTTGAGTCTTCTTTACCATGAATAATCAAAATACAATACCCATTATTACCTGggaaaaaatttaattagaaCACAATAAGCTGTGACATACTGAGCCTTGAAGTATAAGGGGGGTAAGGAGAGTGGGAGGAAGATCACCATTTGCTTAGATATAAGTCTTACCCAATGAACCAGCAACTTATCTTACCTTTAGAAGTTCCAGGTTTCCCTCCTTTGCCATGGGCACGCCCCTTTTTACTGGATAACCCATTCGAACAGGAAGAGGTACGACAGAGGCTTTAAACGGCGCTGCGACAGGGTAAACGCTAGGCCAGTCCTGGTCAACAGCCATTTTCTCCGTCCTAGGGGGTAGTGCCTAAGACACATAAAACGGcttaatatttcaaatatgaacattttaaaattttaaatggaagaaaacacgCAATTAAGAGAAGTAGCATAACTACAACCTACGTaaaatctgacctcccacaaagCTGATgctattcaaataaaaaaacaccGCATCTACCTATTTCTGCACCGGTTCCTCAAACCCTCTGGGGCAAGGATCCCCTTTAATAGCACATTTCCTTTACTAAAAGTATCtctatcttatttatttacttagattTTTAGCAAACTTTCTACATCCTGTTTATGAAGGGGGTGAGTaacaatacattttgaaatactttttaaaatttgtttgatGGAAGTCAGTACATGAGGTGACATCAAGAACTTAgatataaaaaaaatgagaaataaggaaCATAAAGAATATGAACTTGGAAATAAATTAACATTAAGCTAATTGAATGAACAGATAAGAAATTATGTAACTCCTAGGCCCAGGGAATAGCTACGTGATTGCTTAGTCAACcacaatacatacatataaatacttaaatatattcaATAGAAGGTGATGGCCAGCACACAAAAATGTGGTTTAAAGAGGCAAAATTTGGCAACATTCCTCTAAAGAATATCTAAACTAGTGTGGTTTGTCCTGGAAGCTGACAATAGTCCTATGAAAATAGCTACTCTAAACAACTATAATTTGATGCCATTTAACTTCCAACTAATATGCCTTTGTTCTGAGTCCATGCCAAGAGACAGTAGAATTtggatttctccaaagagatgtCCACAAGGTGAGAACAGACTAGTTAGAGCGATGCACACACCCCAGGCTGTGTGGCTGTTACAAGCATCATCAAAGATAATTCTACACTCTGGTCTATGGACTTATTTTCTGGGAATATGTGAGTGGGTCCGCCTCTCAAAGATGATCCATTCTCAGGGGACTGACAAAGACCCGCCCAAGACTAGAGTCAAGGCTGTGGCAGTTACCAAGTAAACATCCCCTTACGGAGCCCTTCCTGGGCTGCACCCTGCGGCCTCATTGAGAAAACCCGCCTCACGTCAGAACTTCAGAAACCATTAAGGCAGTGTATATTAAATATGTTCATTGTTTACCTTTCTTCTCGGTCGCCTTTCAGGTTTGGACGTGCTTCCTGTTGTACCTAAAAGACAGCACAACAGTCAGAGAATTTCATGAGATCATTCAACACTGACCACGACCCCATAATTGAACACAGTTTAAGGTATTCAGtaacaaaaaaatgaagcaataatCCACGTTCTGTAAGCTCAGGAACTAAAATCATCTTAACGAAAATGAAAAGCCAGAAATAGTTAAGAAAATTccagttattaaaatatagtgAAATCATCATCTAAAGAAATATTTCCAATAAACTTTAAGGCTCATAGTCAAAGAAACTCACTTCCTcaagttaaaatatttagttaGAAATATGAATTTTTGTGTCTTGAAACATAGTTTGAAATGTTCTAATTTTAAGTATACTTGCTCATATTTGGAAATATTGTTCTTtctaccaaaaaaagagaaacccTTAAGTTTTCCCTTCTCTATTGTATATCAGAACTGCCAATGCCacaacagcaataacaaaaatCACAGCCATTCCTAATAAATCATACACCTGTAGAAGAGGGTAGATTACCTACATACAGTACAGACCTTTTACAATACTGTCTTGTGCCTCCCTGTGCTGCCATTCTAAAATAACAACTacatttaatgagcacttacACATGCTAGACACCGGGCTAAATGCTTTTCATCAGCTCGTTTACTCTTATTCTTCACAGGGACTGTAAGCACTATCGTTATCCTTATCCATAGGTCATTTATAGCCAAGAAAACCAAGGACCGAGAGTTGTGACATTAGCACGGCATACAAGACTTCCCACCTCTAGCTCATCTCCCTTCACGAGGGCCCACAACTCCACTCAACTGCCAGTACCAGGCCCTTCAGTCTTTCTGAACTTTATGTTCTCTTTGCCTAAAATATGCTTCCCTCCCATCTTCTTGacttctgtccctttctctctccccacctcatttcttcatctgataAATTCTTTCTCATCCCCCAGTAgcacttcatttattccttcaaagGTTTTCGAGTGATACTGTACACCATGAATTAGGAAGGtgggaaagaacaagagaaacacAGTCCTTACCCCTACAGAATGGACAGTCTGTCAAGTAAGGCAACTAACTATTTAACAAGTAATTTCAATAAACAATGataaatattaatggaaataTATAGCAGGGACCAAACCCAGTCAAGTGTAGTTGGAGAAAATCTTCCTGAAGAACTTGACTTGAAGCTAAAACATTAAGGATGAGCAGGAGTAGTCCTAGGACCcggcaagggagaaaaagtgttctagaggaaaagagggaaaatcaAAGCAAACAAATTCAATATGGCTGGAACTTCAACTATAACACATTGTTGGCAGAGCTCTTGATCTTCTTCCAATCTTCCCAATCCCCATAAATGGTACTGTCATTCATCCCATCACTCAGGGCAAATTTCTAACATGCTTCCTTGAGACTTTTCCTCAAGCCCCATATCAAATCGATCAGTATGTTCCATTAGTTCTATCTtcgaaatacagggtccagcagaagtaacgcctacctgaatgtggttggtagggtaataatatgagtgtaataacttacagttttaatttgaacatttcacctaaaatgtcctatggtgtacttgagtgtgatagttatgttacagaattacatctgtaataaaagatttgtaataaaagattttctaataaaaaagaggcattatttgcACCAGACCCTATATGTTCCAAATTCAGCCACACCACCTTCTACAATATTACTTCAGCCCAAATCACCATCATCTCCTTTGTGCTGCAACAGCTTCCAAACTGCTCTCCTGACTTCCACTCTTACCCTCCCAAAGTCAGTCCTCCACAGGGCACCCAGTggtcttttaaaagtataaaccACATTACATCACTTCCCAGGTCATATCTTCCAGTGTGATCCCAAACCTAAAATAAAATCCAAGCCAAATGCCTAAGCCTTTAGAAGATCAGGCCGTTACTTACCTTCCTTTTACTACTATTCTCCACTTCGCTCACTCAGCTCTAGCCACGCTGGCCTTCTTTCCGTTCCTCGATCACACCCATAAGATTATTCTTATACttctgggcctttgcacttgcaATTCCCTATGCCAACAATgctcttctcccctcttcctgccccccagcccccatctcAGCGTAGTTCTGgactctgctcaaatgtcacttccccaAGGAGGTCCTTCCAGAGAGACGGCCTATCCTATCCTGTCCTATCCTATCCAACAGCCACGACTCCTCCAATCCATCATTCTCAacatcctgctttatttttcttttgtcttaaagattttatttatttatttttagagagaggggacaggagggagaaagagagggagagaaacatccatgtgtgagagatacatcgactggttgtctctcgcacacccccaactggggacctggactgcatgtgccctgactggaaattgaccCCACAGAAGAGGCCCCCATTCAATCCACTgggtcataccagccagggccctgctttatttttcttcagagcacAAATCACTACCTTACACTGTAGTGatattatttatctgtttatagTCTGACTTTCCCCAAAGTATGTAAACTTAATGAGGTTAGGGACCTTGCTCTATCCGGGTATCTAGAACACCGCCTAGCACATAGAAGGAGTTaagtatttgtagaatgaatgaatgaaaaatcaaaaagGCATGTGTTAAGATTATGAACAGCCACTGTGATGCATTAAGGaaaaatttatcatttatcttAAAGCAATGAGAAACTACTTGCAGATTTTGAACAAGGGTGTGGCAAGGTAAGATCTGCTTCTGGAACCCTTCACTCTGGCCATTGTGAGAATTCAATGTAGGGGAACAAAAGCAGAAATAGGGATCAGTAAAGAAGTGAGAGATGATGGCCTAGATTGAGCTGTTAGTAGGATTAAGATTAAATATCCTTTGGGAGGCAGCACGGATGGCACCTGGTGTAACTGGACGTGTCTCCTCCCCAGTACAGCTTTTCTTGACTCTTGGAGGCTCTTCCCCAACGCTCCCATGTAACCCACTGCGGCGTCTTCTACAACTCCTCACACTGCATATAGTTTGCTTAACAAATGTCTTTTTCACTAGATCCTTCAGGGTAAGAACGGTACCACGCGTCCGTATTATCTGAGTGAAGGTCATTCAACGTCTGTTTAAATGAAGGTCATTCCATTTGGTGGCATAGCTGGGCCTGGAATTCAGGGCTACCGTTTGTTCTGAGACAGCTGCATGTTTCCCTTAACGTTCGGGAAAATCCGTAGTTCACTAACCAAGAAACACTACCCAAGAAACTAGAGAGAAACCCTGTGCCAGCGACCGTGGGGCGGAGCACCAACGCGAGTCACGGGAGAGGGAGCGGGCAAGTTCGTAGCGCCCGGGGGATCCGGAAGCAGAAATCCGCGGCTAGGAAGGGGGTGACACGCCGTGGAGGACAGACCCACATGCACGGCTTTTCTACTAGGCTGGCCAAGGACAGGCTGGCAGAGGACACACCGGCCTCCCCACCAATGCTCCCTTGCAGCGCTGGCCCCGCCACCTCGGCGGCCATCGCGGATGCGATATTCCGCCCTCTCACCTTCCCCAAAGTCCGGAGGCGACGCGGCAGACACTCACGTGGGTCTGGTGTCCGGGCAAGAGTGGTCGGAGACAAAGCGGTGGAGAAGGCACGCAGGGTCCTGGTTCTATGCTGCAGAGACAGCCAGGCCGGGAGCGAGGCAGCCGCCATGGCTGCGGAGACGGCAAGCCGGAGAGGACACGCGACCCCGCTTCCGGGAAGGTGGAGGGGCGGGTCTGAGGCCGCCTCCGCGCATGCGCGCGTCTTTGCCGCcggcccgccccccccccccccccccgtagaATTTGGAAACAGGATACACGTGGGCCTGGGAACTCAAAAGTGCTCGCCcgaaaaagaggggaaaaggtaaagaaaaggacacaagacgattaaaaaaaaaaaaaaaattgaagcagtcagTCTAAAGACAATGGCAAAAACGAAAAAACGATCCTAAGGGATGGGGAAAATGTGACTCTCTGAAGGAAAGTGTCGTCTGAGTGGGAACTCGTGTGGCCCAGGGTCTACCGTAGCTAGCACCCTGCTCCTCTGGAATTGCTGCTTTTCTACACTTTCTTGGCTTAAAGAAAGTACTCAGTTAGTGCAAAGTGACACACTCTAGGGGGAGAGGCAGCATCCGGTAGAAGTTAAAAGAATACCTGAGTGTAAAACTTGGTTCCACCGTCACCAGGCCGTGAGCCTAATCAGGTTAATACAAACATCTGGGTAGGTAGGGGATAGAGTGAGCATCCTCTGCGCAAAGGATGGCACTGTTTTCAGTGATTTGGTTACATTATTTGTAGATCAGGTTAGAATGACAAAGATTACTCAGCaggacttagaaaaaaaaaaaaggtcgtTCTTTAATAAGTTCTCTAATGTTTTTTTTATCCTGGGTTTGGGTTAGCCTCCAACCCTTAATaaaattatcatatttttttcaaCCGATACGTATAATATTTAACCAAAGTACAAAGTTACAGTAACAAGAACAACTGGGAACAAATACAACCGACTCTTGGCGTACAAGCAGCAGAGCAGAATGTGCGGCTGCCTCAGAGAAAAGACTGTGAGCGTTCAGTGCGCCTCGGGCATCGATCATTATGTGAGGGGAAAGTGGCGTGATGGGCCAAGTATTTGTAATCATCACCATTCCCATCTCTTCTGACTTCTTGCTATCCCGTTACTGTTCCAAAGCAGAAGTACggtgtgttagtttcctagagctgctgtaacaaagtaccacgaACTGGGTGACTtaacaaatttattctctcagttCTAGATGCTGGAACTGTAAAatccaggtgttggcagggttggtggTGGTTCCTTAGGAAAGTTCAGAAGGAGAATCTGTTTATGTGTCTCCCTTAGCTTCTCGTCGTTATTGGCAATAcatggcattccttggcttgtggacacatcaccccaatctctgcctctgtcttcacgtggtgttctcccctctgctctgtttttaagattaaaaGCATGGCCTTTTAGTCAAATGAATAGGGAGTTTGAATCCAGGCTCTGCTTTTATGTGATCTTGGTGAAGTCCACTTAACGTCCTTGCACTTCAATTTCAAGGAAAATAGGTCAGTAGTATCTTCCTCAGGACCGTTGCGATTGAGTTATATTTCAGAAGACCTAAGATCAATGGTGGCATTGGAATTAAGCTCAGAGTCAGTACAGCAGCCACTCTCTCTCTGTGGGGTGTGTATACGTCAGTACAATGAAGTGCAAGGCCTATACCATAGAAATTTAGGGACAAAAGAAGTACGAATCCTTATAAAATTAGTTTATATTCAGAGAATTCTTAATTTCTGAGCAAGATGTTAAGAGACTCTGTCCCACAGTCTGCCTTCCTGTGCTTTCTGTCTTTCGTTTCACCCCTTCCCTAAGAATGAAGTGCATGGACACGATTAAGAGTTAGTGGAGCCAGAGAAATGCTTATTGTTTTCTCAGACATCAAGTACAATGAAGTTCATTCTATGTTGAAAGTTAAAAAATCCTCTGTAATGCTATCGACAGGCAGTAATACCTGGTTCATGCAGTGTAAGAGTAAAGCATGTGCTAGTGTGTACAAAGGATTTACTAAGAATTGCATAGTTTTTGAGTTGGAAAAGATCTTAATGCGCAGTCACTTACTCATTATAAAAAATCTTTCCTTTGGACTTCACGACAAAACAACCCAACATATTGTAGAAACGACACTGGTTTCATGGGCATGTGACCTGCACTTAGAAGAGCCCTGTGCGTGGCTGAATACTCTGTTGTCCatcttgaaatttttcataatgtttGATCAAGGACTCCacgttttcattttgcactgggcacCACAAATTATGTAGCTAGTCCTTGTGTagacaattttaaatattaagtttttCATAATGGGTTTTTATTATACTTAAAACCTATATTAATCCAATGACTTTCTATCAGAGCTATTTATCAAAACTACCTCTTAATAAAAAGTGAACAAAGTATGTCTGTTCACAAACATGTTATAGGCAATATGCAAATATCCAGGTATGTGGATGGACTTTGCAACCTAAATATCCATTGAAACAGTATTGGTTaaatatattatagtatataCAACAGAGTCCTACTTAGATGGATGGGTCTTAATCCTGTTTGAACATTAGAATTATCTCAAGAGATACTAAAATACCCATTTAGGGTCCCTCCTTCTGACATGCTGATCCGTTGGTATAGGTGTGTTTAGAATATgggtgttttattgtttttaaattcccCAGGTAAATCTGATATGCACACAGGACTGAGAACAATTGATGTCAGCtttaaaaagaaccaagtggAGAAAAATCTATTAGTGTGAAAAATTGTACACAATATATAATTAAGTTTTTAAGGTTAAAAGGCATTTATGGatcatatgattccatttgtctaaaatatttttaatatacaagtGCTGGAAGGGGAAACAGCAAACTAGAGGGAGTGGGTATGGGGTGGCAGTGAGACCCCTGAAGACTTAACTTTCCATGTTTCTGTACTTTAATTTGGCACCAGAATGCAGGTgttcaaataagaaaatacagtattttttaagtCAGCGAGAGCTTgacactgttttattttaattaaaaaaatatggtgAGTCTTTCGTTTATATCACCAGCTGTTTATAACATGAATATTTACAATTTGTACTAGACTTCAAAATCTCTGTAAGCTTACAGTTTAGTATAGAAAATGTCACAAGCATTGTCTTTGAATTAGTTGGtcagtcccattttacaggtaaaaaaTCAGAGTTAAGCCACTAGACTTAAGAAAATTGAGACTCAAACCCACATTTGATTCCAAGCTGAACACTCTTTACTATACTACACCAACTTTTTGACAGCTCACTCTTCACAGCATGGCTGCAGACAGGGGTCACTATGTGCCAAGGAAACGTTAATTGGGTATTATAACCTTCCAGGAACAAAGTAGGAATAATTATTTAACAACCTTAAGAGATGTCTCCTGGGCCTATTCATGTCTACTTACCAAAGGCAGGGGCCTTAAAACTTTCCTTGATCTTTGGGTTTCCTGGAATGAAGGAATGTCAAGGGCAAATTTAGTTCTGCCTTTGAGTATATTCTTAATATTTAAGAAGTCTGCAGATACAACGTTCTAATTGTGATGTATTTCATACCCCTCATGCAATCATCAGCAAATGCTGTATGCTTTTACCTTCAACTATTCCTAAACCTGACCTCTTtacccctcctcctctgccacttTGGTCTATCAAGGACCCCCTTTCCTCTCAACAGCTTTCCTTTAATAGCTTCCTACCTGtcaccctgggctctgctccTACTATTTCCTCCCTACAGTCTAGTCTCCGCCCAGCAGTCAAGTGAGGTTTTTAAAGGGCCAGTCAGATCAAGGCATTTGTCTCCCCAGAATAAAATCCAGAGTCCTTACAAGTATAATCTGCTTGATCTGTTTGCTGGCTACTTCTCCAACCTTGTCTCCTATCACTCTTGCCCTGGCTCACCATGCTCCATCTGTACCAGCCTCCCTGCTATGCCTCAAATGTATCACAAATACACTCTCTTCTCTGGCCCTTTGCATCTGCGGTTCCCTAGGCCTAGAACACTTTTCCAGGTATCTGCACCGGTGCTCTCTTGATTCATTCCAGATTTCTGGTTAATTTTACCCTCCTCATTGAGGCTTTCCTTAACTATCCATATAAAATAGCACCTCCTTCACTCTATCCCCTTAcccatgctttatttttctttaccacACTCccattatatttcttaaatatgcatttaaaatatatttacatatacttaCTTTCTGTCTTCCACCATTAGGAGAGAAGTTCCCCCTAAAATAGGGACATAGTTCTTTTTCCTGCTGGGTTGACAGGGCGTAGAACAGGGACTAGCATGGAACAGGCATTTAGCAGTCATGTGAGTGACTGTGTCTTCCATTTACACTTCTAAGCACTTTTCGCTCCTACCTTctagaggagggaggggggaggggtaattcccgcccccccgcccccaacactaCTGTCTTAACCCCAGGACTTTAAGTAAAGATGGTTTTTATATATGAATACACTATCCTTACTGCAAAGGCTAAACAAGTGTTAAGCATCActacaagtgattttttttaagataggtttttacatatttatttttaaatataatatttatttttagagagaggggaagggagaaagagagggagagaaacatcagtgtgtggttgcctctcacatacctccCCACTGGgcacttggcccgcaacccaggcatgtgccctgactgggaatggaagggcgacctttggttcccaggccggcactcaatccactgagccataccagccagggctacaagtGATTGTTATACGAGTTTAAATCACATGTAAAGCTAACACTTAAGCAGACCCCAATGTGAATCCCACCAGGGGCCTCTCTGCACAGAGAAAGCAGTTCGGGGAGATGTGAGAGTAAGGGCAGCGGTCACAAAGCAGTGCGAGGTTTTTTGCTCAGTCCTCCAGAAGGGAAACTGGCATTGCAAACGTAATTACCCTGTTCCACAGTCTTGCccaccacctctctctcccctctcccacccacggCCGGGAAAACACAGTGTACACTTTCAAGAGCTAGACTCATTTCAAAcaaacacctattttttttttttgtaagtcaaACTTCTTGTCTCgtttttattactgagtaaaTAGATGAAAGATTAAGCTAAACTGTCAGTTTCCCCAACAACATGGGAAAAGTTTTCCTCTCACCGTAATTATGACACATACATTTTGACCCAATTTTCATTCATTACAGGGAGGGTGGAATCCCATGCTGGGATGATACAAGTGGATAAGCTTGCTTATTAGAATAAAacgtctttttcttttcatcttacaGGCCAGTCTCATCACACAAATCCAGTTCAGAGGATGCTAATGTAAACCTTGCCCACCTCTCTTAGCCTATCTTTCTTACTCAGTTTCCAAGCAGCTCTCTGATGGAGACAGAGTCTTCAGTTTCCAGGACAAATTGTGCCACAGCCTTCCTTCCTGGCAGATGGCCCCTTGCTGGTTCACTTTTGACACTGTCCAGGACAACTCCTCTGACGTCTTTAGGCTTTCCTGGCACACCAAAGATGATGAACAGGCCCAGACAATCCTCTCCTATCAAGTTACAGAATTCTTCCAGCTTATCAAATCTGCTCTTCCCGGAGGACAGCTCTGCCCCAGACTCTGGATTGGGGTGCTCACAAGGCTTAGGTTCCACAGGAGTTAAGAGAAGACATCTGCAGTGTCTGCACTGCCGGCTGAAGCCTTATTTGCTTATCGGATCCCCACAAGGTCCAAATCCAGTCCGCCCCAAACAGTAGGGCTCGGTGCTTGGTCATCTTGGGGGTGGTGAGCCACCCATCAACTCCCTTTTCTTGGCAGAAAATGACGAGGTGGATTAAGAAGATCTCGCTCAGGGTGCTTGGAGCTGGGCATAGATGGCTCAGAGGGTCTTCAAATGCAAGACGCCCCTGCAGCTTCTCAGCAGCATGCGCGACAGCTCACTGACCGCCCCACAGACTTGGAGAACCTCTTTGCTGTCCTTCAGAGCCGACTGTCACGATGGCCTTTGCCCCATTTTCTCTGCGCCCAATCAACACTGCCTCCAAATGTCAAACATGTGAACCTCGTTCAGAATGACTTCTTTTGCGGAGTAAAAGTCTTGCCGTGAAGTCTCATCTGTCATTGTCGTCTCAGTTCGCCAACTCCACAGCTTACTTGGTGTAGCTAAGCGTGTACACTCACAGCTAAACACATAGGTCTCCCTGTCTGCCAGCCGGGTGTGTGTGTTCATACAGACTCCTGCTGGTTTGTTAAGTCAGACATACTAACTTTCACAAAAACATCTGTTCTCCAGTTACATTCACTCTGCTTCTAATATTTAGTTATCTTTTCCAAGATATGTTTCATCTTTCAAGTTTTAGTTAAAGTAAAAATAGCACTTAATTCTTTAAAGAACCATACACTCTCTACAACTAACTTCTTCCAATTTGCAGGCGAGccatttctctttgcttttccaaGATCCCCTCTGCCATCATTCCTCATTCCGCAGCTCAGCTGCCTACGCTTCCTGTTGAAAAATTTCATGGGGGTTTGGAATTGTAAAGAGTTCACTGTTATCTCTATCAGAAATAAAGCCTAGTGGTTATTCTGAACAAAGGAAACTCAAGGAACAGACAATAAAAATATGAGGCAATTATCAgctgactttatttcttttcatatggTGACACCAGcatgtataatattttataagtaaaatatatatcatcAAAAAAGTCTTAACCACGTCACA
This DNA window, taken from Desmodus rotundus isolate HL8 chromosome 3, HLdesRot8A.1, whole genome shotgun sequence, encodes the following:
- the REP15 gene encoding LOW QUALITY PROTEIN: rab15 effector protein (The sequence of the model RefSeq protein was modified relative to this genomic sequence to represent the inferred CDS: inserted 2 bases in 2 codons; deleted 1 base in 1 codon; substituted 1 base at 1 genomic stop codon); its protein translation is MGQRPSXQSALKDSKEVLQVCGAVSEXVAHAAEKLQGRLAFEDPLSHLCPAPSTLSEIFLIHLVIFCQEKGVDGWLTTPKMTKHRALLFGADWIWTLWGSDKQIRLQPAVQTLQMSSLTPVEPKPCEHPNPESGAELSSGKSRFDKLEEFCNLIGEDCLGLFIIFGVPGKPKDVRGVVLDSVKSEPARGHLPGRKAVAQFVLETEDSVSIRELLGNXSKKDRLREVGKVYISIL